The Salmonella enterica subsp. houtenae serovar Houten genome has a segment encoding these proteins:
- the nikR gene encoding Nickel-responsive regulator gives MQRVTITLDDDLLETLDSLSQRRGYNNRSEAIRDILRGALAQEATQEHGTQGFAVLSYVYEHEKRDLASRIVSTQHHHHDLSVATLHVHINHDDCLEIAVLKGDMGDVQHFADDVIAQRGVRHGHLQCLPKED, from the coding sequence ATGCAACGTGTCACCATTACTCTCGATGACGATTTACTGGAAACGCTGGACAGCCTGAGCCAGCGACGCGGCTATAATAATCGCTCCGAAGCGATCCGTGATATTCTGCGCGGCGCTCTGGCGCAGGAGGCCACCCAGGAACACGGTACACAGGGTTTCGCGGTACTTTCATATGTTTATGAACATGAAAAACGGGATTTAGCCAGCCGCATCGTCTCCACCCAGCATCATCATCATGATTTATCCGTCGCCACGCTGCACGTCCATATCAACCACGATGACTGTCTGGAGATCGCCGTTCTGAAGGGCGATATGGGCGACGTACAGCATTTTGCCGATGATGTTATCGCTCAGCGCGGCGTGCGCCACGGCCACTTGCAGTGTTTGCCGAAAGAAGACTAA
- the psf-1 gene encoding ACP synthase: MYQIVLGKVSALSAGQLPDALIAQAPQGVRRASWLAGRVLLSRALSPLPEIVYGEQGKPAFCAGTPLWFNLSHSGDTIALLLSDEGEVGCDIEVIRPRDNWRSLANAVFSLGEHAEMDAERPERQLAAFWRIWTRKEAIVKQRGGSAWQIVSVDSTLPSALSVSQCQFDTLSLAVCTPTPFTLTSQTITKAQ, from the coding sequence ATGTACCAGATCGTTCTGGGAAAAGTGTCCGCATTAAGCGCAGGTCAATTGCCCGACGCGTTAATCGCTCAGGCGCCGCAGGGCGTTCGCCGGGCAAGCTGGCTGGCCGGACGCGTGCTGCTTTCCCGTGCGCTCTCGCCGCTACCGGAGATAGTATATGGCGAACAGGGTAAACCGGCTTTTTGCGCCGGAACGCCGCTGTGGTTTAACCTCAGCCATAGCGGCGACACTATTGCTCTGTTGCTTAGCGATGAAGGTGAAGTCGGCTGCGATATTGAAGTGATTCGCCCGCGCGATAACTGGCGTTCGCTGGCAAATGCGGTGTTCAGCCTCGGCGAACATGCTGAAATGGACGCGGAACGCCCGGAGAGACAACTGGCGGCATTCTGGCGTATCTGGACGCGTAAAGAAGCCATCGTAAAACAACGCGGCGGCAGCGCCTGGCAAATCGTCAGCGTGGACAGCACGTTGCCCTCAGCCCTGTCGGTCAGCCAGTGTCAGTTCGATACGCTCAGTCTGGCGGTTTGTACCCCCACACCGTTTACGCTGACTTCGCAGACGATAACGAAAGCGCAATGA
- the yhhT_1 gene encoding putative permease, producing MIQALLFNGFYECVLVGALFLVVHMVIGNIMEPRMMGHRLGMSTLVVFLSLLVWGWLLGPVGMLLSVPLTSVCKIWMETTKGGSKLAILLGPGRPKSRLPG from the coding sequence ATGATTCAGGCGCTGTTATTTAACGGCTTTTACGAATGCGTACTGGTCGGCGCGCTCTTTTTGGTGGTCCATATGGTGATTGGCAACATTATGGAGCCACGCATGATGGGCCATCGTCTGGGAATGTCCACGCTGGTGGTATTTCTTTCGCTACTGGTCTGGGGATGGCTATTAGGCCCGGTCGGGATGCTATTGTCCGTTCCCTTGACCAGCGTCTGCAAAATCTGGATGGAAACCACTAAAGGCGGCAGCAAACTGGCGATCTTACTGGGGCCAGGCCGACCGAAAAGCCGTTTACCGGGATGA
- the yhhT_2 gene encoding putative permease yields the protein MATAQPDKTGMHILLKLASLVVILAGIHAAADIIVQLLLALFFAIVLNPLVTWFIRRGVKRPLAITIVVVVMLVVLTALVGVLAASLNEFIAMLPKYSKELTRKVLHLQELMPFLNLHMSPERMLRGMDSDKIMLFTTTLMTGVSGAMASIVLLVMTVVFMLFEVRHVPYKLRFALNNPQIHIAGLHRALKGVSHYLALKTLLSLWTGAIIWLGLALMDIQFALMWGVLAFLLNYVPNIGSVISAVPPHDSGAVI from the coding sequence ATGGCAACCGCTCAGCCCGACAAAACGGGTATGCATATTCTGCTGAAACTGGCCTCCCTGGTCGTCATTCTCGCCGGGATTCATGCCGCGGCGGATATTATTGTACAACTCTTGCTGGCGCTCTTTTTCGCCATCGTTCTTAATCCATTAGTGACCTGGTTTATTCGCCGGGGCGTGAAGCGACCGCTGGCGATTACTATCGTGGTGGTCGTCATGCTGGTCGTGCTTACCGCGCTGGTGGGTGTGCTTGCCGCATCGCTTAATGAATTTATCGCTATGCTGCCTAAATACAGCAAGGAGCTGACGCGTAAGGTTTTACACCTTCAGGAGTTAATGCCCTTCCTGAATTTACATATGTCGCCGGAACGTATGCTCCGCGGGATGGATTCCGATAAAATAATGCTCTTCACCACGACATTAATGACCGGCGTATCGGGCGCGATGGCAAGCATTGTGCTGCTGGTGATGACCGTGGTTTTTATGCTGTTTGAGGTGCGTCACGTGCCTTATAAATTACGTTTCGCGCTAAACAATCCACAAATCCATATTGCCGGCCTGCACCGCGCGCTGAAAGGCGTCTCGCATTATCTGGCGCTGAAAACGCTGCTCAGTCTATGGACGGGCGCGATTATCTGGCTGGGGCTGGCGTTAATGGATATTCAGTTTGCGCTAATGTGGGGCGTACTGGCCTTTTTGCTCAATTACGTTCCTAATATCGGCTCGGTGATTTCCGCCGTCCCCCCCCATGATTCAGGCGCTGTTATTTAA